In Aspergillus chevalieri M1 DNA, chromosome 7, nearly complete sequence, the sequence GACATCGTCGTCGGGCATATCCCAACGCCAAGTTGCAACGGCGTTCCACTCTTTGAACGTGACCTTCATTTTCGCGGGTATATGTATATAAGCCTGAAGATAGAGTCGTTGATAGAGAGTTTGTCCAGGTACTGATAGGAGTTGTGGGTTCATAATAATCCGAACTCCGCATTTCTCCCCGCCTCATCGTCCTCTTtatctctcttcttcctacTACAACACCTTCTCTCTCACCGTGCTCATTTAACGTCTGCCAGGGCTTAATCTATTCGTCGTGGATGACGCGATTCTTAGGGTCGATTGGCGGCATGTAAATACTATAAATTTACTTGGTTTTCCGTCTTCTATCCCACTGTGACTATGGCTTCCTCGGCTCTCCGCACCTCTGTCCCTTCGCCAACTCGCTTTGTACGCTCGACTATGTCTCAATCTCTGCGACAACCGGCCCAATGTCGCCAGGTCTCCTTCTCTTCGTATCTGGTTACGCCCAAGGAGCTCAATGAAGCTCTTCGGAAGAACCCGGCCACAAGAATCTCGACGTCGCCGCGCGTTGTCCCTCTCTGCGCCGCCTGGTTCATGCCCAACGACCCCGAGGGTCGCAAGGGAATTGACGCTTTCCAGAAGAGTCGCATACCCCAGGCGCGCTACTTCGACCTGGACGGGGTCAAGGATACCGAGTCGCCGTATCCGCACATGCTCCCCACTTGCGAGACCTTTGCGGAAGCGATGAGCAACTTGGGTATACGTCGCGACGACAATATCGTGGTTTATGATACTGAGGAATTGGGGCTTTTCAGTGCTCCTCGTGTGGGCTGGACCCTGCGAGTGTTTGGTCACCCTAACGTGCATGTGCTTAACAACTACCGCCTGTGGGTTCGTGAGGGATACCCGACGGAGACTGGAGAGCCTGCGCCAGTGGAGGAGACCAAGTACCCCGTTCCCAACTATGACGCGAAACTCGTGATGCCATACTCGGAGTTGAAAGAGATCGCCAAGGAGCATCGGAAAGAGGGTTCCAAAGAGGCGGAGATCTTGGATGCACGGCCCTACGGTCGCTGGGCGGGGACTGACCCCGAGCCCCGGCCTGAACTGTCATCTGGACATATCCCCGGATCGAAGAGCTTGCCTTTCCCTGAATTGCTTGATCCCGAGACCAAGACCATGCGACCCGCGGAAGAACTTCGCAAGGTGTTTGAAGAGCGCGATATTGATGCGTCCAAATCAATTATCAGCTCTTGTGGCTCCGGTGTGACTGCTGCCATCATTGAGACAGCTTTGCATGTGTCGGAGTATGGGAACCCGAACCTTCGGAGGGTGTACGATGGCAGCTGGACGTGAGTTCCCTATGTTTCACATTTGATATACCTGCAATTGCTAACTGGCCGAAGTGAGTGGGCACAGCGCGTGAAGCCGGCGGACGGTCTCATCCGCAAGGCGACTTGATACCATACCTCTTTTACGATCTCGATCTTCATTGTTTCATGGCAAAGATGGATTCTATGACACGATGTTCATCTTCTTTGCGCGTATTTATTTTCCAGGTTACTTTGGTATCAAAGGGCAGATCTGTTTCGTTACATAGAAGCGTTCGGCATCTAGATAACCATGTTTTCAACCACTGTACAGAAGTACATAGAACGAAGAATGTCTACTCATTTCAATTGATTGAATGTAAGAATGTACCGACGTGCTTCAAGGGATGTATTTGTAACTTGCCTGTTGTATAGTTAGTTTTGTAGTTATAGCCTCCGCTTAGTCATGTCTTGGTCACCTTGAAGGCATCGCAGTGACTCCAAGAACCTCATCCCTCTTCAGACTCCTGTTACCCATCATCCAGAGATCGCAAAATGTTGCAGATGAGTGTCTTTCTTTATATTGCTGTCTCCGGTAGCGAGTAGTCAGCGTgacttcttctctctctttgaTCAATGCCCGTCGACTGCCCCCACATCTTCCAGATCTCTCGACCCTCCGCCTCCAAACCTCCTTCGTGGGTTCCCAGCATCCCACTGCCCAGTGTTGCCTGCGCTCGCAGTCGCAGCCTTCGGATTGAGCTGCCTGGTGTAGGGGCTGCCTTATTATCTCTACTTTATTCTTACCTGGTCGTCTTTTCCATCCTGCGACTATCCACACCAACACAAAACTCTCCTTTTGCCATCCGTCATGCCGACCGGACGTAAGGTCTTCCACTGTGCTGTGGACGAAACCGCCTTGACTACCAATATCAGTGAAATCAAGAAATGGACTACGAATGGTTCTATCACCCTGGTAGTTCCTCTGTACAGTATGTTGAAAGTCCCTTTGTGAGAGGTGGGGAAATAGTCGTCGTGATCTGTGTGCTGATCCGggattctttttttttttcttgtttagCCCTCGAACGTCTCCATGCGCTGAAACGAGCCGGAAGCCAAGTTGCCATCAACGCCCGCGAAGCCGTGCGCTTTCTCGACCGTGTCACCTCGGGAAAGGATAACATCGCCGCTGAACGAGTCGTTTTGCAGGGTCCGATGGAGCAGTATGAACGATGGGAGGACGCGGAGAAGTTCTTCCTGCCAGAATTCGAAGAAGAGCCCGAGGCGATCGATCACGGAGTGAACGGCGATGGTCATGTTTCGCCAGAGAAGCGAGCGCCGGACAGCACCAAGGATAACAAGAGAAATGGCGCTTCTGGATCTGACGATTTGTCCCAGATGCTTCTCAACAAGTTGAACTTCAAGAAGGATTCCGATGCCGTTTCGACCACCTCCGCCGGTACACATAGTGGCCCTGCCTCCCGAACGTCCTCGCGAAGCTCCCGAACCAGCCCGGAATGCGCCAACTCCCACGGTGATGTGAACGGAGAAGGATCGAAGCCAAACAGAGCGGCCCACGTAAATGGACACCAGCGCACCGCTTCGGAAACGGCCATCCCAACGGTCCCCCTTGTTCTCCGACCGCTGCTTAGCGCCATCCTTTGGCGACTGCACGATGGACCCGACGCATCCAACGTGGCGAAGAGCTGCATCCTCATATCGAACGACGTCGTGGTTCAATCCTGGGCTCAAAAATTCGGCATCGGAGTGAAAAACATCCACCAATTGCGGACATCGATCCAATACGAGGAACGAGAATACAAGAACCGGTGCAAATACGTCGAGAAGACCCAAGGTGCTGGTCCTGGTGCTGCTGCCGAACCTAAGTCGCTTCTATCCTATGACGATGAaagtgaagaagatgagctGGTCTTTGTTCCTCGCGGCCGTGGAAAGGGAACTGCCACAAAGAGCGGAGGTTCAGGTTCACGTAGCAGCAACCGCAAACCGGCGCCCTCGAAAAATGTCGCACCACCTCTGGAGGAGACGATGGAAGTCCCGACAGCCCCCATTGATCCGGATTCGTTCAGTCGGTCCATTGGTGGCGCTGTCAAGCAGCCGCAACAGACCGTTGATCTTAGCACACAGGCTGGAACCTCGCAGGGTCTAGCAAGGCCCTCTCGCGGAGGTCGCCGGGGCGGCCCTCGCGGTGGTCGTGGAAACGGTCGTGGTCGCGGCAAGCTCTGGGTTCCTTGAAGAACACGGAGGGGGGCTTATCAGTGTGCAAGCAATTGATGAGCCAATCTATTGCCGAATGCTTTTCTCCTTCGTCTTTTCTCTTCCCCAGGGGCTGGAAACAACAGTCGTTGCTATTCGCCGCAGAAAATGTATCGAAAATCCCCGTCTTGCGATCCGTCTTGCCAGGGCTGCAACTGAATCCGATCTGCCAACCGGTGATAGTATGGagttctctctctctgaATGGAACGATATGCGACTCTAGACAGATGGACGCGAATCGGATACGGCGCAGTCAAAGGACATTGACTAGTTTTCCATGGAGTAGTCTGAGGGTCATGAGATATGTTTGACAGGGGTCGTCAGAAGAACAAGGCTGGAACCATGCCAGATAATCTACGGACAAGTGTCTCCGGCCGGATTTGTTGCTTTCATTGTCCCCCTCGTGAGGGTATCAGAAATCAGCacgtttttctttttgggaATCGCCTACTTACGGAGTATTGCTCTGCTACTGTTGGAAGGGACTTGCTCTAGTCTCGCTTTTCACGTGTCTACACTGCTTTACAGTTTACAGTTTAAAGTTTTATAAGcctcaaaaagaaaaaaaatattTAGAGAAAGTGAAGAGGGGTGAGGGTTATCGTGGCAGTCGTTGCTTTTACTACTCGTTTTCTTCTCAGTCGCTCGTTTTGTATTGGTTTTTACTGAATTGGGCCATCAAATAAGCTAGAATGTCAGGAGGATGGTGTTCAATGAAACATACTATTGACTCTTAGTTATCCACTAAAAACAAACCAAATCAATGACGCTTTCGCCTCACGGGAAGCCTCCCCGAGGCTGTTTGATGTATGATCGGCTGCCACCTCGCCTCCGCATTTCACCTGACCTCGTCATCGACATCATTGGCTTCTGCATTTCTCTCCTCTGACACTTTACCTCCTTATCTCCTGTTATTTCCTCCTGAGAATCTTCATCTAACCTGACACATGCACGGACATTGCTTGTGTATATAAGCATCACACTACCCTGTGAATATCATCTAGCACATACATCCACACAAACACTCTTATCTCCATTCTACATACAACTACACCAGCAGTGCAAGAGCAAAATGGCCGACATCGACCAAACCTCCCTCGCCGCCTCCTCCATCGAGCGCCGCGACTCCCTCGAGAAGCATCTCCAGCACCGTCCTGACCCTGAGGATCTGCGCAACAGACATATCCTTGTTGATACGAATATGGCTCCGTATGCCGTTGCCCCTCACCTCACATCAATTAATTAAAAATGATTGTATGGGGCGATGTGATGCTGATAAGTGCAGATCTTCGGCAACGGCCTTCCCAAGTACCCTGGAACGTCGACATACCTCGGATAGTTTGCAGAGACATCTTGAACAGAGGCCTGAGAGAGAAGAGTTGGTTGAGCGTGAGCTTCCCTTCCTTTTACCTACCATCCCTCATAAACAATTGACGTGGTGCTAATGAATGGTGGTTGTGAACAGGAAATATCCTCCCTTCTGTAAACGCAGCTCCAGCCCTCCAGGCTCAAGCACGCGAATTGGAAAAACACATGCGTGCGGACACTCTCGAGCAAAAGATCCAGAATCGGCCGCAGCCGGAGATGCTTATTGCGCAGGGGATTCTGGACGAGAGTGAGGATCCTAGGAGTCCTACCTATTAAGTCCTTGTGTCCCTGTATACTCCATACTCTGTATGGGGTGGGGTTGACAAGATTTTATGAGTTATGATCGTTTGTTTCGGGTTTTGTTTCATGTGCTTTAGGTTAGATTGTTAAATACAATACTTGAGAGGTTAATAGCTCTCCACGTCAACCGCGTGCGACAAATCCGGCATCCACCCAGCTGGCCGTTCGCTTCCACGGACCAGAATCCCATAAGCAGCTTTCTCGACCTTTTCCACGCTAGACTGCATAACGTCCATCTTCTTCCCCAAGTCACGGAGCATATGATGCCGACGGGGAACACTAAGCATCTCAAATAACGCCCGCATGGCCCGTAGATCAACCACAAGCCCAGCCTGCGACTCAGGAAGCATCCTCAATTCACCCTCAGCCCCACCCTCCCCCTTATTCCCCTTCTGTTTCTCCTGATTCTTCGCAGAAGTCGCTGCCCCCGACGACAGCCCCGTAACCGCAAACCTCATTATCTCCCCGGTCAAATCAAACAACCCCATCAAATAATCCTCCTCCGTAACAAGCACCTCCCTCGGCAGTTGCGCCTGCACCTCCTCCTTCGTAATAATTTCCTGTGTCAGGATGTAATGGTGGAACGACAATGCTTCGATGAATTCCTGGATGCCGGGACTGATGTTGCGTTGGTAGCGCCAGGTGTTTACGGCAATGAGGTCGGGGGCTAGGGAGGTGAAGAGGGAGTGGATTTGGTCGAAACGGGTGGTTGTTTCTTTGGCGATGGtgggggggaggagggatTTTATGGTGCGGGTCCTGTTTTTGTTATGGTTGATGTTTCTGGATATTGGGGGGGGAGGGAGGGTTAGGCGTACCGCTGTAATGAGAAGATACTAGACATCATTAGCACACACTGAAAATCATAGGTAGAAGGGGACTAACATCTTCTTGCTTAATGCCGTGATATCCCTCGACGTCTTGATAATCCTCTCTCTGCGATCATGGTGCTCGTCCAATTCATCGCGAAACGTCCCGAAGATCGAGAGCACTTTGCCCGACGGTTCGTCCATTGCTGGGTTTGTGTTATTGTTCTTGGCGGTGCTAGTGAGCTTGGTTTTGTCGACGAGTGGATTTCCTTCCCAGGAGCGTTTTGTGCCGGTCATGTCACGGTGAATGGAAGGAGTAGTGTCAATGAGTGAATGCTGGACGCGATGTCGCCGGCTCGTCATTCTTGCGCGCGGGGCTAACCGCTTCGAGGTGATTATCTGATAAGATAGGAGTTAGATGGTGGGTATGTTTGATATTGAGCCGTTAGAACAGCAGGTAGCTACTATGACTATTGTCCCAGGTATTTATATTTTAGAGTGTCACCCCTCAATCCCTTAACGGTGATAATCTGCTCATCCCCCGGCACAATATCCATGGCGCTATCGCTAACTCTGACGCCGTCCCGTTCTTCAAAAACCAGGCACTTGACAGGTTTCCGCGTGCTGACCCGCAGTTTCTGCAGATCATCAGATTCAGATTCAGAGACCTTCACGTCAAGTCCCCGCTCCGACAGGTCCAGATACTTGAATGGCTGAGGCCAGTCCACATCCCGCGCAACGATATCGTTGTCCACCCAGAGACGTGCTGCGAGGACATGGGCCTCCGGGTATACTATGTGATCAATAATGTCGGCTATAATGATGTCGGTAGTCCCGTTGGCTTGTATACGGACATCATCCCACAACCTCCGTTCACGGATCTCGAGTCCAGTCTGCACAGAAACAAACCGCAATTCCACTTTCCCAGAAACCCCCTTCAGCAAACTGCTTGCTATCCAAAGGCTGTACTTGCTTGTCTTCGGTGGTTCCGCATGCGTGACGCTCCAATCATGATGCTCTCTTTGTACCCCGATAGCAAGTGGTCTCAACACTCGCGCAACCGCATAGTACGCCGGTTTGGGCCGTAGATAATAATCCACGATAGCCCAGGAAATCCCAGGCCAGCAGTCGTTCATctgccaaagcagagctccaCCGCAGCGTCGTTCATCTCCCCATTGGCGGCGCCAGCCGCGGTATCCGTACATCATTGCTTCGGCTTGGATCACCTGCGTGAGGTAGATGTATGTCTATCTGGTTAGATGGTGGTATAATCAGCAATTGGGGGTGGAACGTACCTCCAAATCTGTGGCTGTTCTCACGTTTTCAACAAAATAAGTAGCGATCCTTCGCTCGTGGCCGTCAGCCTTGTTATGAAAGTCGATAACGTGAGACTGGGGGTACTTGTCGGCTTCGTTTTCGATGAACGACTCGATGGTTTGCAAGTACGGGAAGGCTTCCATTCCGAATTCGCTGTTAAATCGGCCTCCGAGGGTCTCGTAGACTTGGTATTTTTCCTGTGTTCCATGCCACACTACGTCCTTAGCAAAGATCACCTCTATTATCA encodes:
- a CDS encoding sulfurtransferase (BUSCO:EOG09263FGN;~COG:V;~EggNog:ENOG410PIFM;~InterPro:IPR001763,IPR036873;~PFAM:PF00581), which translates into the protein MASSALRTSVPSPTRFVRSTMSQSLRQPAQCRQVSFSSYLVTPKELNEALRKNPATRISTSPRVVPLCAAWFMPNDPEGRKGIDAFQKSRIPQARYFDLDGVKDTESPYPHMLPTCETFAEAMSNLGIRRDDNIVVYDTEELGLFSAPRVGWTLRVFGHPNVHVLNNYRLWVREGYPTETGEPAPVEETKYPVPNYDAKLVMPYSELKEIAKEHRKEGSKEAEILDARPYGRWAGTDPEPRPELSSGHIPGSKSLPFPELLDPETKTMRPAEELRKVFEERDIDASKSIISSCGSGVTAAIIETALHVSEYGNPNLRRVYDGSWTEWAQRVKPADGLIRKAT
- a CDS encoding uncharacterized protein (COG:S;~EggNog:ENOG410PR6K); this encodes MPTGRKVFHCAVDETALTTNISEIKKWTTNGSITLVVPLYTLERLHALKRAGSQVAINAREAVRFLDRVTSGKDNIAAERVVLQGPMEQYERWEDAEKFFLPEFEEEPEAIDHGVNGDGHVSPEKRAPDSTKDNKRNGASGSDDLSQMLLNKLNFKKDSDAVSTTSAGTHSGPASRTSSRSSRTSPECANSHGDVNGEGSKPNRAAHVNGHQRTASETAIPTVPLVLRPLLSAILWRLHDGPDASNVAKSCILISNDVVVQSWAQKFGIGVKNIHQLRTSIQYEEREYKNRCKYVEKTQGAGPGAAAEPKSLLSYDDESEEDELVFVPRGRGKGTATKSGGSGSRSSNRKPAPSKNVAPPLEETMEVPTAPIDPDSFSRSIGGAVKQPQQTVDLSTQAGTSQGLARPSRGGRRGGPRGGRGNGRGRGKLWVP
- a CDS encoding RPEL repeat-containing protein (COG:S;~EggNog:ENOG410PRFU;~InterPro:IPR043451,IPR004018;~PFAM:PF02755), whose protein sequence is MADIDQTSLAASSIERRDSLEKHLQHRPDPEDLRNRHILVDTNMAPSSATAFPSTLERRHTSDSLQRHLEQRPEREELVERNILPSVNAAPALQAQARELEKHMRADTLEQKIQNRPQPEMLIAQGILDESEDPRSPTY
- a CDS encoding translin family protein (COG:J;~EggNog:ENOG410PP9E;~InterPro:IPR016069,IPR016068,IPR002848,IPR036081;~PFAM:PF01997;~go_function: GO:0043565 - sequence-specific DNA binding [Evidence IEA]), translated to MTGTKRSWEGNPLVDKTKLTSTAKNNNTNPAMDEPSGKVLSIFGTFRDELDEHHDRRERIIKTSRDITALSKKIIFSLQRTRTIKSLLPPTIAKETTTRFDQIHSLFTSLAPDLIAVNTWRYQRNISPGIQEFIEALSFHHYILTQEIITKEEVQAQLPREVLVTEEDYLMGLFDLTGEIMRFAVTGLSSGAATSAKNQEKQKGNKGEGGAEGELRMLPESQAGLVVDLRAMRALFEMLSVPRRHHMLRDLGKKMDVMQSSVEKVEKAAYGILVRGSERPAGWMPDLSHAVDVESY